ACCCAGCGCGAGTAGCCGGGCGACGTGCGCCCAGCCCTCGGGGGCCGGCTCCGGTGCCACGTGGTAGTCTGTCCGCCGTGGCCGGGCTAGCAGCTTGCCTCCCACCTGTGGTATCACGACCGCCGTATCCACGGCTTCGAGGAGGTCCTCGTCGAGGCGTGTATCCCCGATGCCCACTGTCGCCACGCTGGGGAACACCGACTCCTCCACGAGCCTCCTAACCGCACGGGCCTTGCCGTAGCCCCGGCCAACGTGCAGGAGGCGCCCACTGCGCACTGTGAGCCCTAGCTCCTCCGCCCGCCTGGCTGCCTGCTCCATGCACTCCCGGCTGGGGCTCCAGTAGACCTCTATGTAGCGGCGCTTCTGGGCGAGTTCTGCCCGGAAGCCCTCGAGCCCCGTCATAGCCTCGGCGATGCCCGGCGGCGCCCGGGTGAGCCGGTAGAGCTTCTCGCTGCAGGGAGTAGAAGCCACCTCCTCTAGGAGAGGCTCCAGCTTCTCGAGCGGCTCACCCACCTCGATGTAGTCCAGGCCCAGTTTCTCGTCGAAGCCGGTGGCCCGCGTTAAGACGCCGGGCGTAGCGTATACAGCGCCGCCTGCCTCGACAATGGCTATGAACGGTTCCTGGTCTAGGCCTAGGCTCCTTCTTAGCGCAAGCACCTCCTCTATGGTCTTAGCAGTCACCGGGACAACGAGGAAGCCGAGCATCCGGAGCAGGCGGGCATAGTACGCGTTGTCCCCGATTCTGCCGTCGTAGCTCATCATGCTCCCGTCGAGGTCTGTGAGCACCAGCCGCCTAGGCTGCCAGAGGGTCGGCATACCGCTGCCCCGCGTGTAGAGTCACAGACTACTTGAAGTAGTGTGCCATCTGGCTCTCGGCTAGTAGTGTCGAGAGCGTCTTATCCGGGTCTATGCCCTCGAGGCTGTACACTCTCGGCTTGGGCGGCTCGCCCTCGTAGCTGTAGTCCTTGAGAAGGCCCAGTATCCTTTCACGGACCTCCTCGTCAGAGCCGAGCCTGGAGTGGTACACCGTGCCCAGGCTCTCAGCCAGCATCCCTGCTATGTGCTCGTCCCCGCGCTCAGCGTGTATGTGGGGGTTACGCGCCTCTATCTGGAGTATGTTGACGCCCTCGGGTAGGAGGCGGCAAGAGCCTCCCTCTAGGCCTAGGAAGCAGTCCTCAAGGAGCTGGACTATCTGGTATGGCTCTACGGCGAAGCCGCCCGCCCAGCGCATGCGGAGCGCGAGGTCAATGCTCATTGCGTGCTCGCCACTGTTAGCTGTTCGTACTATGTCCGTCTCGACCCGGCGTATCCTCGAAAGAGCGTAGTTAATCACGCTGTTGGTGTGCATTGAGACTCTGCCGCGCTTCCTCAGGTACATGTCCGAGGAGGCTAGCTTGCCCTTGTAGTGCCACACTATCCTTACCATCGTGTAGGGAGACTCCGAGAGCGAGAAGCCCGCGTAGTATATCTTACTGTACTCGTTAGCGGCGCCCGGCACGTAGTTGTCGCTGTCTATGAAGCCCACATAGCGGGCGCCTATCCCGGCTGCCGCGAGGACCCCGAGTATCATGCCCTCGCCCTTACCGCTCCTCACAGCACCGCCGCTCAGCATGTCTTCGAGAGGTGTGCCAGCCAGCACCTCGGCCCACGCTGGGTCGCGCTGGTGTATGACGAGTATCTCTCGGCCAGTGACACTATGCAGAGTACGGGCCAGCTCCACTTCACGGCTATACACGTCTACCGGGGAGACCTGAGAGGCGGAGACGAGGACTATGGGCGATGCGTGCGGTATAGCACGGAGGACCCCCTCGAGCGTTATGAGCTCCTCGTCTTTCACCGGCACGACTATGGCCGTGGACGCTGCGTACTCTTCCATCGTCTCGTAGTCAAGCGTGTGGGTCCCAGACGGCTTCGACGACATGCCCAGAGAGTCTAGCTCTAGGACCCTCGACAGCTCGAATATCTTGACCGCGCCGTAAGCCTCGAACCTTGTAGGCAGACTGATCATCAAAGCTGCTCTGCACCTCCTAGCCTACTTGCTGTAAAGGGGTGATAGCAGCTAGGCTCAAGCCCTCTGCTACTCCCAAGTGGTCATCATCCGGGCGTGGGCGTCTAAGAGAGCCTGCATAAGAGGGGCTTGGTACTGCCCGCCCGTAGATCTCCCCAATCCTAAATTATATTGATTCCTCTCGTCTCAGTGCCGAGGCTGCATAAGGACAGCCCATAGGGGCTAAGGGCTCGTGGCTACGAGGAGAAACCCGTGTATAGGCGGCACCCGGGTTGACGGGCTAGCGCTTGAGTTCCTCGAGCAGTGCCTCGGCTAGCCTCTTTGCTGGGTTTATCCCGGTGGCCCGGTAGAATCCCTTGAACTCTGGTACGCCGTTGACCTCGTTTACTAGGTAGCCTTTCTCCCTGGTCTCGAACACGTCTATGGAGACGAAGAACCCCTTAACGGCGGCCGCCGCCCTTAGCACCATATCCTCTAGCGCGGGGTTTGCGGGGTAGGCCTCTGTCTTTGCACCTAGGGCTACGTTGCTCCTCCACTCGCCGTTCTGTGCTATCCTCCGGATACAGCCCAGCATGGTGCCAGCCACTACTATGCAGCGTATATCGCTGTTCCCTGTCTCGAGGTACTCCTGGACTATCATTGAGCGTGTCTGGCTGCATGGGAGCCGCTGCCTCATGTTGGCTAGCTGTTCGAGTTCCTCCGGGCTATCTGCGCGCGAGACCAGGCGGCCCCAGCTGCCGACAGGCGCCTTGACTACTACCGGGTAGCCCAGCTTGCTGGCCGCCTCTAGCGCCGCTTCCACGTCCGCAGCGTAGAAGCTCCTGGGTATCGGTATTCGTGCTGCCGCGAGACGCGCGTATGCTAATAGCTTGTCGCCAGCTATCATTATCGTCTCTGACTGGTTTACAGTGAATACTCCTGCGGCCTCGAAGCTAGCCGCAGTGTAGGCCGCGCGGTACATGCTTATGGGCCTTATAACCGCCGCGTCGAGCCCGTCGCTCCCAAGCTCTAGGGCCCTTGAGCGCACGTTGAACAGCCTTGCGTCCATGTATTCTCCGAGCGTCTTTAGCAGCATCTGTTCCTCCTGGCGTACTACGTCCACTACTACTGCTACGCGTAGCACCGTGGCTAGAACACCTCCACGCCAGGGCCCCAGTAGTCGCGCAGCTCGAGGGCCTCGAGGTCCTCTACGCTGAGCCTGCTGATGGCTTCGGCTAGCATTCTTGCAAGCCTAGCGTCGAGGACCACGGGCACACCTAGGTCTACTGCTAGGCGGCGTAGGCTGTAGTCGCGCTCCGGGGCATAGTCAGTCGTCATCACTATGCCTATGCCGCCCTCCCTTATGAGGCGCAGCGCCTGCTCCACCGGCAAGGGCTCCACGCCGTCAGCCTCCATGCCTTCTACGGTGTACACTCTGTAGCCTTTCTCCGCCATCAGCTGCGCTGCTCTTGCTAGCTCGCTGCGGCCCCGGCCGGTAGGCGTGTAGACAAGGACAATGCTGTCGAGTGGCGGTATCCTGTTGCCCTGAACGCTTAGCCAACTCTTGAGCAGGGCCTCGTGCATTGTGCGGCCTAGTGCTGCTACCTCGCCGGTGCTCCTCATCTCGGGGCCTAGGCCCGGGTAGGCGCCCTTCAGCCTCTGCCAGCTCGGCTGGGGGCTCTTTACGCCCCACCAGCTGCCGGGCTTTAGCAGCCTGAAGCCCTTGTCGCCGTTAAAGCCGTAGCTTATTCTGCCCTTTAGGGCTGCTTCGGCTGCTGCGCGCATGAGGTTGTAGCCGGTGACCTTGCTCGTGAATGGCATTGAGCGGCTGGCACGCAGGTTGAGCTCAACCACGTAGACGCCGCCGTTCTTCACGAGGAACTGTATGTTGAATGGCCCCTTTATCTCCAGGGCCTCGTTTAGCGTCTCAGCTATCCTCGTCATCTCGCGCACCGCGGTCTCGGGTATGCTGAACCAGGGGAGGACCATAGTGGAGTCGCCGCTGTGCACGCCGCCGGGCTCGATGTGCTCGATCACCGCGCCTACTGCGCGGCGGCTGTCACCTACAGCGTCTATTTCTGCCTCTACAGCGTCCTCGAGGAACTTGGACACGACGACAGGGTAGCGTGGCGACACCTTAGCAGCCTGCTCTATGTAGCTCTTTAGCTCCTCTGGGCTCCACGCTATCTTCATAGCTGAGCCGCTTAGCACGTAGCTGGGCCTCACTAGGACGGGATAGCCCACCTCCTCGGCGAAGCGTAGCGCCTCCTTGATGCTAGTGGCCGCTGTCCAGCTTGGTTGCTTTATGCCGAGCTCCTCGAGGAGCTGGGAGAACCAGGCGCGGTTCTCAGCACGGTCCACGCTGCGGCCGGGTGTGCCGAGAAGCCTTACACCGCGCTCTTCTAGGGGCTTTGCTAGGTTGTTTGCTATCTGGCCGCCCAGGAACGCTACTACGCCGACGGGCTTCTCGAACCTGTATATGTCGAGAACGCGCTCGAGGGTTAGCTCCTCGAAGTAGAGCTTGTCGTTCACGTCCCAGTCTGTGGACACGGTTTCGGGGTTGTAGTTTACGACTGCGACCTCGTAGCCGAGGCTGCGTGCTTCTTCGGCGAAGCTCACCACCCCCCAGTCGAACTCGACCGAGACGCCGATGCGGAATACGCCTGCGCCTAGCACCATGAGCCTTGGCCGCCCGCTGGTTATAGGTTTATCGTCCTCATACGCGTTGTAGCTCATGTAGAGGTAGTTTGTTGCTGCGGGCCACTCGGCGGCTAGGGTGTCTATCTGCCTTACATAGGGCCTCTCGAGGCCTATGCTGCGGCGTGCCCTCTCGACCTCCTCGACACTGGTGCCTGAGAGTAGTGCTACCTGCTCGTCGCTGAAGCCTAGCCGCTTAGCCTCGGCCAGGAGGTCGAGGAACTCCAGGCTCCCGGGCCGCGTGTGGCGCAGCTTCTCGGCCAGCTCTACTATCTCCCGTATCTGGTGTAGGAAGTACGGGTCTACACCGGTAGCTTCATACACCTTTTCGACTGTAGCGCCTAGTTTGAATGCCTTGGCGGCCCATATCGGCCAGTAGGGCTCGCGGCGGCGGAGCTTCTCCATCACCTTCTCTAGGCTCTCGGGCTCCTCGTAGCGCGGGCCTGCCACTACACCGGGCTCGCCTATATCTAGCATCCTTATAGCCTTCTGGAGCGCCTCGGCGAAGTTCCTGCCTATCGCCATTACCTCTCCTATGCTCTTCATCTCGCTGCTTATACTCCTCTCGACATTCTCGAACTTCTCCAGGTCCCAGCGCGGCACTTTGACCACTACGTAGTCGAGGCTCGGCTCGAAGCAGGCACACGTCCTACCGGTGACACGGTTCAGTAGCTCGTCGAGCCGGTAGCCGAGTGCCAGCTTCGCAGCAATGTATGCCAAGGGGTATCCCGTAGCCTTGCTGGCTAGGGCGCTGCTACGGCTCATACGCGGGTTGGTCTCTATGACGTAGTACTCCCAGCTGTCGCGGGGGTTGAAGGCGAGCTGTACGTTACCCTCGCCGATCAGGCTTATGGACTCTGCTACGCGTAGGCTCGCCTCGCGGAGGAGCTGGTACTCCTGGTCTGTGAGTGTCTGGCAGGGGGCTATCACCACGGACTCTCCGGTGTGCACACCCATCGGGTCGGCGTTCTCGAGGCAGGCCACGGCTACCATGTTGCCGTACTGGTCGCGCACCACCTCGTACTCTATCTCCTTCCAGTGGTGGAGATACTTCTCCACGAGCACCTCGCCGGAGCCCGAGAGCGCGAAGGCGCGGACGAGCCAGCGCTCTAGCTCCTCACGGCTCCATGCCACTAGGCTTCCGCCGCCGCCGAGGTTGAAGCTTACACGGACTATGACGGGGTAGCCTATCTCGTCGGCAGCCCGTAGCGCTTCCTCGACACTCGTAGCCGGGACACTCGGCGGTATAGGCAGCCCCGCCTTCATCATGGTCTCGCGGAACCTTCCACGGGAAAGCGCCCTCTCTATACCGTCTATCGGAGTCCCGAGGACACGGATACCGTAGCGCGCTAGGACGCCACGGTAGTGGAGATCGACGCCTAGGCTTAGGGCTGTCTGGCCGCCGAAGCCCAGCATTATCGCGTCCGGGCGCTCGCGCTCGATGACCTTCTCCACGAACCATGGCTGGAGTGGGCCCAGGTACACGTGGTCAGCGAGCTTGTAGCTCGTCTGAATGGTGGCCACGTTGGGATTAATCAGTACCGTTTCTATGCCCTCTTCCCTCAGCGCCTTTAGGGCCTGGCTACCGCTATAGTCGAACTCTGCCGCCTCTGCTATCTTTATAGCCCCGCTGCCTAGGACGAGGACCTTCCTAACGTCTATCCTCTTCGGCATATTCTTCTAACCCCCGCTGCCGCTTCGTCTATCAATCCTCTACCTTGTCTTGGTCTTCTCAATGAGCTTCAGGAACATGTCAAATACCCATGTGGAGTCCCAGGGGCCTGGGCCAGCTTCTGGGTGGAACTGGGTAGCCAGTACTAGCCCGTCGCGCGACCGTACACCCTCGAGCGTGCCGTCGTCCGGCTGGCGGAACCACGGCACGAGCCCCGTCCCGTCCAGGCTATCCCAGTCGACCGCGTAGCCGTGGTTGTGCGTCGTCACCATGCAGCGGTTCGCGCCGAGCTCGACCACGGGCTTGTTGACCCCACGGTGGCCGTAGGGGAGCTTGTAGGTACGGGCGCCAAGGCCTAGGGTTAGGAGCTGCATCCCAAGGCATATGGCTAGCACGGGCTTCCCCGACGTGGCGACCTCCGCTGCTACGCGGGCCTGGTCGCGTAGGAGGACGGGGTTGCCGGGGCCGTTGCTCAGCACCACTGCGTCGTAGCCGTCTAGCAGCTGCCAGGCTGGGGTCGTGCAGGGGTAGCGGGTCACCTCGACGCCACGCTCGAGGAGGCGGCGGAGGATGCCGTACTTTATGCCGCAGTCTAGTATCGCTACGCGCGCCCTAACCCTGCCCTCAGGCCGGTGTGTTATCGGCTCGCGGGGGCTGACCTCTAGCGCGAACACCCTCTCGTCGTAAGTCTTCGACGAGGCTAGCTTCCTGGCTAGCTCGTCCCAGCTCGGCGGCTCCTCGTCCTCCCCGTAGACCGACAGTATGCCCATGACTACGCCGTGCTCGCGTATCCTCTTTACGAGCATCCTAGTGTCTACACGGTATATGCCCGGCACACCCTCGCTCCTCAGCCACTCGTGTAGCGACATTGAGGAGGCGTAGTGGCTTGGCCGCGGCAGCTCCGCCACTACGAAGCCCTCCACCTGTATACGGTCGGACTCGTAGTCCTGGAGGATGCCGTGGAACAGCCTGCTCTTGCTCGGGACGCCGTAGTTCCCCAT
The window above is part of the Pyrodictium abyssi genome. Proteins encoded here:
- a CDS encoding HAD-IIB family hydrolase — its product is MPTLWQPRRLVLTDLDGSMMSYDGRIGDNAYYARLLRMLGFLVVPVTAKTIEEVLALRRSLGLDQEPFIAIVEAGGAVYATPGVLTRATGFDEKLGLDYIEVGEPLEKLEPLLEEVASTPCSEKLYRLTRAPPGIAEAMTGLEGFRAELAQKRRYIEVYWSPSRECMEQAARRAEELGLTVRSGRLLHVGRGYGKARAVRRLVEESVFPSVATVGIGDTRLDEDLLEAVDTAVVIPQVGGKLLARPRRTDYHVAPEPAPEGWAHVARLLALGVL
- the mpgS gene encoding mannosyl-3-phosphoglycerate synthase; this encodes MISLPTRFEAYGAVKIFELSRVLELDSLGMSSKPSGTHTLDYETMEEYAASTAIVVPVKDEELITLEGVLRAIPHASPIVLVSASQVSPVDVYSREVELARTLHSVTGREILVIHQRDPAWAEVLAGTPLEDMLSGGAVRSGKGEGMILGVLAAAGIGARYVGFIDSDNYVPGAANEYSKIYYAGFSLSESPYTMVRIVWHYKGKLASSDMYLRKRGRVSMHTNSVINYALSRIRRVETDIVRTANSGEHAMSIDLALRMRWAGGFAVEPYQIVQLLEDCFLGLEGGSCRLLPEGVNILQIEARNPHIHAERGDEHIAGMLAESLGTVYHSRLGSDEEVRERILGLLKDYSYEGEPPKPRVYSLEGIDPDKTLSTLLAESQMAHYFK
- the lysX gene encoding lysine biosynthesis protein LysX, with the protein product MLRVAVVVDVVRQEEQMLLKTLGEYMDARLFNVRSRALELGSDGLDAAVIRPISMYRAAYTAASFEAAGVFTVNQSETIMIAGDKLLAYARLAAARIPIPRSFYAADVEAALEAASKLGYPVVVKAPVGSWGRLVSRADSPEELEQLANMRQRLPCSQTRSMIVQEYLETGNSDIRCIVVAGTMLGCIRRIAQNGEWRSNVALGAKTEAYPANPALEDMVLRAAAAVKGFFVSIDVFETREKGYLVNEVNGVPEFKGFYRATGINPAKRLAEALLEELKR
- the carB gene encoding carbamoyl-phosphate synthase (glutamine-hydrolyzing) large subunit, giving the protein MPKRIDVRKVLVLGSGAIKIAEAAEFDYSGSQALKALREEGIETVLINPNVATIQTSYKLADHVYLGPLQPWFVEKVIERERPDAIMLGFGGQTALSLGVDLHYRGVLARYGIRVLGTPIDGIERALSRGRFRETMMKAGLPIPPSVPATSVEEALRAADEIGYPVIVRVSFNLGGGGSLVAWSREELERWLVRAFALSGSGEVLVEKYLHHWKEIEYEVVRDQYGNMVAVACLENADPMGVHTGESVVIAPCQTLTDQEYQLLREASLRVAESISLIGEGNVQLAFNPRDSWEYYVIETNPRMSRSSALASKATGYPLAYIAAKLALGYRLDELLNRVTGRTCACFEPSLDYVVVKVPRWDLEKFENVERSISSEMKSIGEVMAIGRNFAEALQKAIRMLDIGEPGVVAGPRYEEPESLEKVMEKLRRREPYWPIWAAKAFKLGATVEKVYEATGVDPYFLHQIREIVELAEKLRHTRPGSLEFLDLLAEAKRLGFSDEQVALLSGTSVEEVERARRSIGLERPYVRQIDTLAAEWPAATNYLYMSYNAYEDDKPITSGRPRLMVLGAGVFRIGVSVEFDWGVVSFAEEARSLGYEVAVVNYNPETVSTDWDVNDKLYFEELTLERVLDIYRFEKPVGVVAFLGGQIANNLAKPLEERGVRLLGTPGRSVDRAENRAWFSQLLEELGIKQPSWTAATSIKEALRFAEEVGYPVLVRPSYVLSGSAMKIAWSPEELKSYIEQAAKVSPRYPVVVSKFLEDAVEAEIDAVGDSRRAVGAVIEHIEPGGVHSGDSTMVLPWFSIPETAVREMTRIAETLNEALEIKGPFNIQFLVKNGGVYVVELNLRASRSMPFTSKVTGYNLMRAAAEAALKGRISYGFNGDKGFRLLKPGSWWGVKSPQPSWQRLKGAYPGLGPEMRSTGEVAALGRTMHEALLKSWLSVQGNRIPPLDSIVLVYTPTGRGRSELARAAQLMAEKGYRVYTVEGMEADGVEPLPVEQALRLIREGGIGIVMTTDYAPERDYSLRRLAVDLGVPVVLDARLARMLAEAISRLSVEDLEALELRDYWGPGVEVF
- the carA gene encoding glutamine-hydrolyzing carbamoyl-phosphate synthase small subunit; its protein translation is MPLLRCRTGLRARLLLADGVGVEGCGFGAETTRVGEVVFTTAMTGYPESLTDPSYRGQILVETHPMMGNYGVPSKSRLFHGILQDYESDRIQVEGFVVAELPRPSHYASSMSLHEWLRSEGVPGIYRVDTRMLVKRIREHGVVMGILSVYGEDEEPPSWDELARKLASSKTYDERVFALEVSPREPITHRPEGRVRARVAILDCGIKYGILRRLLERGVEVTRYPCTTPAWQLLDGYDAVVLSNGPGNPVLLRDQARVAAEVATSGKPVLAICLGMQLLTLGLGARTYKLPYGHRGVNKPVVELGANRCMVTTHNHGYAVDWDSLDGTGLVPWFRQPDDGTLEGVRSRDGLVLATQFHPEAGPGPWDSTWVFDMFLKLIEKTKTR